Below is a genomic region from Amphiura filiformis chromosome 19, Afil_fr2py, whole genome shotgun sequence.
tgacgtgtatggtcgtggtcaatgatggttgtgatcaagttaggtcaaaatcggtcaaagcatgtctgagctagagcaaaaaatgtgcaattatttgttgccagaagaaagaatggatagcattacagtacctagctggggggtgtaaaccccccagctaggtaacaagaGGAAGTTACGACCAAAGAAAGACAGAAACAGAAGTTAAAATGCCTGGTTTTAAAGCAAGAAATCAAATCTCGTAGTAAGGAAAATACCGAATTGGACCTCAGCGGCACTCAACTCAAGAAATGGAGAGAGAAATGGGTGAAAAACATCTCCGACAAGGAATTGTCAGACCCTCAACAAAAACTGCTCGCTCGTGGGTTGAATTTCGCGGTGAGTGTGGACAAGATCCCCACACGGAGTATATTGTAGCATGTGAAACTGCGTGTGCTAAGCTCCCATGGCAAGAGGCCAAAAGTCTTCGTGCAGAAGTAACAGGTATGCTTAAATCAGCTAAAGTTCCAAAATCTAATATCACAAAGGAAGAAAGATTGGCAATGAATGAGTTGAAAAAGTCAAAAGATCTGCTTATAATGGGTGCAGATAAAGGTAGATGCACCGTTGTCCAGACTACAACCGAGTATGAAAACAAAGTGCATGCCATGTTAAGCGATGAGCGTACTTATGAAAAGCTTAAGAAAGACCCGACCCAAATATACAAGCGCaaattgttagaaaatttaaagCGGTTGAAGGAAGAAAAAAGATCAACGAGGGCAATATAGGTTGCTGTATCCCACGGCAGAGAGCGTTCCAAGACTATATTGTACCACCAAAATCCATAAAGAAGGAAATCCCATCAGACCTATTGTGGATTATACTGGGTCGTTAGGCTACCAAACTTCCAAAGCTCTTGCGGAAATTCTGGGCCCCTTAGTTGGCAACACAGATCATCATGTTGTCAATTCAAAGCAACTGGCTGAAGAGATGACAGGTGTGCTTATAGAGGAAAATGACATCTTTAATTCCCACGACGTGGTGTCATTATTTACGAACACGCCCATTGACAAGTCACTTGACATCATCAAAGACAGGCTGGAAAAAGACAAGACGCTCAATACAAGAACAAATCTCACTCCAGATGACATCATCCAACTCCTCCAATTTGTATTAACTACCACATATTTTAGCTTCCGCGGGTCAATATACCGCCAGGTGTTTGGAGCCGCGATGGGTAATCCCGTCAGTCCGATCGTAGCAAATCTCTTCATGGAGTGGCTGGAGCAGGAAGCAATAACAACTGCGCCGCTAGATTGCAAGCCCAAGCTATGGAGGAGATAtgttgatgacattttggaaattatCAACAAAGACAGCACACAAAAGCTTACTGATCATCTCAACACCACTGATCAATCTGGGAACATTAAGTTTACGTATGAAGAAGAGAAAGAGGGCCAAATACCATTCTTGGACACATTACTCATCCGTAAACAAGATGGTACAGTCAAACTTCTTGTGTATCGCAAAAAAACCCACACCGACCAATATTTAAGCTTCAAATCTCAACACCCCCTTCACCAGAAATTAGGGGTGATCCGGACATTAATGGACAGAAAAGACAAGATTGTTACGGAGGAAGACGACAAGAAAGACGAGGAACAAAGAATCAGAAAGGCATTGGCGGTTTGTGAATACCCCAAGTGGGCGATGGACAAGGTGGAACAACAAATGAAGGACAAAACAACAGCAAAACCTCAGAAGAAGACAACGGAGACTCCAATCAAAGGCATGGTGGTTATACCATATGTGGAGGGTACCTCTGAAAAATTGCAAAGAGTTTTCCGCAAGCATGGTTTTACAACAGCCATGAAGCCAACCAACACTCTAAAAGTGTCCTTGTCCACCCGAAAGACAAAAAAGACATCGATCAGACCAGTGAAGTTGTTTATGACATCCCGTGCAAAGGGTGTAATAAATCATACATAGGTGAGACTGGTAGACCATTTGGGGTAAGGAAGGAGCATCAGAAAGACACTGAAAAGATCGCCACCAAAAATTTCACCAGAGCCAGCAGAAAGCTCTCTACCACTGAACAGCACAAGTCCGCAATAACCGACCACGTAGCACAAGAAAATCACGTCATCGACTGAGAGGGGGCAAAATTACTGGACAGAGACTCCAACGCCTTCTCAAGAAGAGTCAgggaggccaaaaaaaaaaaaaaaaaggggaagaaCTCACTTAACCGCGACGAGGGTGCgtactttctagatcatgtatatgacccactgcttaaatcaacatcacttccgggtaacgaggatgcgtctatagcaaccaagtttcgcgggaaaagcagtggaccagttcatctgtgatcaagccatcagccaagatggcgaaagctcagttccgtgagtaatatttattggatttggctaacataattaaccagtttaCAATTAATATAGTTTATTGAATACatat
It encodes:
- the LOC140141705 gene encoding uncharacterized protein produces the protein MTGVLIEENDIFNSHDVVSLFTNTPIDKSLDIIKDRLEKDKTLNTRTNLTPDDIIQLLQFVLTTTYFSFRGSIYRQVFGAAMGNPVSPIVANLFMEWLEQEAITTAPLDCKPKLWRRYVDDILEIINKDSTQKLTDHLNTTDQSGNIKFTYEEEKEGQIPFLDTLLIRKQDGTVKLLVYRKKTHTDQYLSFKSQHPLHQKLGVIRTLMDRKDKIVTEEDDKKDEEQRIRKALAVCEYPKWAMDKVEQQMKDKTTAKPQKKTTETPIKGMVVIPYVEGTSEKLQRVFRKHGFTTAMKPTNTLKVSLSTRKTKKTSIRPVKLFMTSRAKGVINHT
- the LOC140141704 gene encoding uncharacterized protein, which produces MEREMGEKHLRQGIVRPSTKTARSWVEFRGECGQDPHTEYIVACETACAKLPWQEAKSLRAEVTGMLKSAKVPKSNITKEERLAMNELKKSKDLLIMGADKGRCTVVQTTTEYENKVHAMLSDERTYEKLKKDPTQIYKRKLLENLKRLKEEKRSTRAI